The proteins below come from a single Chitinophaga pinensis DSM 2588 genomic window:
- the hemH gene encoding ferrochelatase, which produces MEAKSDKGIILMNLGSPDSTAVPDVKRYLNEFLMDKRVIDYPYLFRLMLIKGIIVPRRAPKSAEAYKSIWWEEGSPLIALTKQLQNAVQHDLQMPVEISMRYGNPSQEDAYDKLLKQNPNLKEVILLPLYPHYAMSSYETAVEHAKAVHKKKKYPFTLNIVPPYYSEPDYINALAESMRPYVSQDFDHLLFSYHGVPERHIRKGDITGKHCLQVEDCCHVGSPAHEFCYRHQVFITSELVAEKLKIPREKWSVTFQSRLGREEWLKPYTAATLEELPKKGVKRLLVACPAFVSDCLETLEEIAVEGKHTFINSGGDSFTMIPCLNVHPLWVGAVVKWMTAMS; this is translated from the coding sequence ATGGAAGCTAAATCTGATAAAGGAATTATTCTGATGAACCTCGGGTCGCCGGATTCTACGGCAGTACCGGATGTTAAGCGTTATCTCAATGAGTTTTTAATGGATAAACGGGTAATTGACTATCCGTATCTGTTCCGCTTAATGCTGATCAAAGGTATTATAGTGCCAAGGCGTGCGCCTAAGTCAGCAGAGGCTTATAAATCCATCTGGTGGGAAGAGGGTTCTCCGTTGATCGCATTGACAAAGCAATTGCAGAACGCTGTACAGCATGATCTGCAGATGCCTGTGGAAATCTCTATGCGTTACGGTAATCCTTCTCAGGAAGACGCATATGACAAGCTGCTCAAGCAGAATCCCAATCTGAAAGAAGTGATCCTGTTGCCTTTATATCCGCACTATGCCATGTCTTCTTATGAGACGGCTGTAGAGCACGCAAAGGCTGTACATAAGAAAAAGAAGTATCCGTTTACTTTAAATATCGTACCTCCCTACTACAGCGAGCCTGATTATATCAACGCGCTGGCAGAGAGTATGCGTCCCTATGTGTCGCAGGACTTTGATCACCTGTTATTCAGCTATCATGGTGTACCTGAGAGGCACATACGAAAAGGAGATATTACAGGAAAACACTGTCTGCAGGTAGAAGACTGCTGCCATGTCGGTTCTCCTGCACATGAGTTCTGTTATCGTCACCAGGTATTTATTACCTCCGAACTGGTAGCAGAGAAACTGAAAATACCGAGAGAGAAGTGGAGCGTTACCTTCCAGTCCCGCCTGGGCAGGGAAGAATGGCTGAAACCTTATACTGCCGCTACGCTGGAGGAATTGCCAAAGAAGGGAGTGAAGCGTTTGCTGGTGGCTTGTCCTGCATTTGTGTCGGACTGTCTTGAAACGCTGGAAGAAATTGCAGTGGAAGGTAAACATACCTTTATAAATAGTGGTGGCGACAGCTTTACCATGATACCTTGTCTGAATGTACATCCGCTATGGGTGGGCGCAGTGGTAAAATGGATGACAGCGATGTCCTGA